In a genomic window of Pelecanus crispus isolate bPelCri1 chromosome 1, bPelCri1.pri, whole genome shotgun sequence:
- the SPRY2 gene encoding protein sprouty homolog 2 — protein METRAQHGSGSQALLQARRDSGRPHGEPDLRDVLTQQVHVLSLDQIRAIRNTNEYTEGPTVAPRPGVKSAPRLATQPKNERPHGLPEHRHFSRIQHTQTHASPRAPLSRSISTVSTGSRSSTRTSTSSNSSEQRLLGSSSGPVADGIVRMQPKSELKSSELKPLSKEDLGAHSYRCEDCGKCKCKECTYPRTLPSCWICDKQCLCSAQNVVDYGTCVCCVKGLFYHCSNDDEDNCADNPCSCSQSHCCTRWSAMGVMSLFLPCLWCYLPAKGCLKLCQGCYDRVNRPGCRCKHSNTVCCKVPSVPPRNFEKPT, from the coding sequence ATGGAGACGAGAGCTCAGCACGGCAGCGGGTCGCAGGCCTTGCTACAGGCTCGGCGTGACAGTGGGAGACCGCATGGGGAGCCCGACCTGCGGGATGTCCTGACACAGCAGGTTCACGTCTTGTCGCTGGACCAGATCAGAGCCATCCGAAACACGAATGAGTACACGGAGGGACCTACGGTGGCTCCGCGGCCGGGGGTCAAGTCTGCTCCTCGGCTAgcaacccaacccaaaaatGAAAGGCCCCATGGCTTGCCCGAGCATCGTCATTTTAGCCGGATTCAGCACACACAAACGCACGCCTCGCCTCGGGCGCCTCTGTCCCGATCCATCAGCACGGTCAGCACAGGTTCGCGGAGCAGCACAAGGACAAGTACGAGCAGTAATTCGTCCGAACAAAGACTTCTAGGATCGTCTTCAGGGCCAGTTGCTGACGGGATAGTCCGAATGCAGCCCAAGTCTGAGCTCAAGTCAAGTGAGCTGAAGCCGCTGAGCAAAGAAGACTTGGGAGCGCACAGCTACAGGTGTGAGGACTGTGGCAAGTGTAAGTGTAAGGAGTGCACTTATCCGAGGACCCTCCCGTCATGTTGGATCTGTGACAAGCAGTGTCTTTGCTCGGCCCAGAACGTGGTCGATTACGGGACTTGCGTTTGCTGCGTGAAGGGCCTCTTCTATCACTGCTCTAACGATGACGAGGACAACTGTGCCGACAACCCCTGCTCCTGCAGTCAGTCACATTGCTGCACTAGGTGGTCCGCCATGGGTGTGATGTCCCTCTTTCTGCCTTGCTTGTGGTGTTACCTACCAGCCAAGGGTTGCCTTAAGTTGTGCCAGGGCTGTTACGACCGGGTAAATCGGCCTGGGTGCCGCTGTAAACACTCCAATACCGTCTGCTGCAAAGTTCCCAGCGTCCCCCCCAGGAACTTTGAAAAGCCAACATAG